The Prevotella sp. E9-3 genome has a window encoding:
- a CDS encoding polyprenyl synthetase family protein encodes MDYLKLIKEPIEQDLLDFIDLFNHALTHEDGLLSQALSHIRQRGGKRMRPILILLMAKNYGTISSVTQHAAVGLELLHTASLVHDDVVDESSERRGQASVNATYDNKVAVLVGDYILSTALLHVSKTGHQRIVEYLAELGRTLAAGEILQLTNIQNQEIAEEVYYQIIKNKTAALFEACASIGALSAGASNEDVKLAAQFGQDLGIMFQIRDDIFDYYDSKEIGKPTGNDMAEGKLTLPVIYALNSHPIDSMMTLARKVKAGTVNPDEIACLVEFTKEQGGIEYAEKKMQEFQSKCQRYIDENVKNDDIKSALTAYVDYVIKRKK; translated from the coding sequence ATGGACTATCTAAAACTGATTAAAGAACCCATTGAGCAGGATTTGCTCGATTTCATCGATCTTTTTAACCACGCATTAACTCACGAAGACGGTCTTCTTTCTCAAGCGCTTAGCCATATTCGGCAGCGCGGTGGAAAGCGCATGCGTCCTATTCTTATTCTGTTGATGGCTAAGAACTACGGAACTATTAGTTCGGTCACCCAACATGCTGCGGTAGGTCTTGAACTGTTGCATACGGCTTCGCTGGTCCATGACGATGTGGTTGATGAAAGTTCTGAGCGCCGTGGTCAGGCTTCGGTGAATGCTACTTATGATAATAAAGTGGCCGTGCTGGTGGGCGATTATATTCTTTCTACTGCTTTGTTGCACGTGTCGAAGACGGGTCATCAGCGCATTGTGGAGTATCTGGCTGAATTGGGTCGTACATTGGCTGCCGGCGAGATTCTTCAGTTGACCAATATTCAGAATCAGGAGATAGCTGAGGAGGTATATTATCAGATTATCAAAAACAAGACGGCAGCCCTTTTTGAGGCATGTGCCAGCATTGGTGCCCTTTCGGCTGGAGCCAGCAATGAGGATGTGAAACTTGCCGCTCAGTTTGGTCAGGATCTTGGTATTATGTTCCAGATTCGCGACGATATTTTCGACTATTACGACTCGAAAGAGATAGGCAAGCCCACTGGCAATGATATGGCTGAGGGCAAGCTCACGTTGCCTGTGATCTATGCTCTTAACAGTCATCCCATCGACTCTATGATGACGCTCGCCCGCAAGGTGAAAGCAGGTACCGTGAATCCCGATGAAATCGCCTGTCTTGTGGAGTTCACCAAGGAGCAGGGCGGTATTGAGTATGCTGAGAAGAAGATGCAGGAATTTCAGTCGAAATGTCAGCGATATATCGATGAGAACGTGAAAAATGATGATATCAAATCCGCTCTCACCGCCTATGTTGACTATGTGATAAAGCGTAAGAAATAA
- the deoC gene encoding deoxyribose-phosphate aldolase → MAEHHHDHEHEHEHHHHAQPESRIEEALKKYNLEITDEQVREAVKKIIAEKVHENDTPEVKKFLMGSVELTTLKTTDSETSVMAFTEKVNQFEEAYPTLPHVATICVYPKFAKTVAETLEVEGVEIACVSGSFPSSQSLIEVKTIETQLAIKDGATEIDIVMPVGSFLEGDYETVVDEIQQQKEACGEHDMKVILETGCLKTAKNIKIASILSMYAGADYIKTSTGKLEPAATPEAAYVMCQAIKEYYDQTGIMIGFKPAGGLNSVMDALIYYTIVKEVLGEKWLTNKYLRLGTSRLANMLLSEVVGEEVKFF, encoded by the coding sequence ATGGCAGAACATCATCATGACCACGAGCATGAGCACGAACATCATCATCATGCTCAGCCCGAGAGCCGTATAGAAGAGGCTCTGAAGAAGTACAACCTCGAGATCACCGACGAGCAGGTGCGCGAGGCTGTAAAGAAAATCATCGCTGAGAAAGTACACGAAAACGATACGCCGGAAGTAAAGAAATTCCTGATGGGAAGCGTGGAACTCACCACCCTCAAGACCACCGACAGCGAGACATCGGTAATGGCCTTCACCGAGAAGGTGAACCAGTTCGAAGAGGCTTACCCCACCCTGCCCCATGTGGCCACCATCTGCGTGTATCCAAAGTTTGCAAAGACCGTGGCCGAAACATTGGAGGTTGAGGGCGTAGAGATAGCCTGCGTGAGCGGTTCGTTCCCCTCATCACAGTCGCTCATCGAAGTGAAGACCATCGAGACCCAGCTGGCCATCAAAGACGGCGCCACCGAGATAGACATCGTGATGCCTGTAGGCTCGTTCCTGGAAGGCGACTACGAGACCGTTGTCGATGAGATTCAGCAGCAGAAAGAGGCCTGCGGCGAGCACGATATGAAGGTGATTCTGGAGACCGGTTGTCTGAAGACGGCCAAGAACATCAAGATAGCCTCTATCCTGTCTATGTATGCCGGTGCCGACTATATCAAGACTTCTACCGGCAAACTGGAGCCTGCCGCAACTCCCGAGGCAGCCTATGTAATGTGCCAGGCCATTAAGGAGTATTACGATCAAACGGGCATTATGATCGGTTTTAAGCCCGCTGGAGGCCTTAACAGCGTGATGGACGCACTAATCTACTACACCATCGTGAAAGAGGTTCTGGGCGAGAAATGGCTCACCAACAAATACCTGCGTCTGGGTACCAGCCGACTGGCCAACATGTTGCTTTCTGAAGTGGTAGGCGAAGAGGTGAAGTTCTTCTAA
- a CDS encoding nucleotide pyrophosphohydrolase, with protein MTIEEAQKAVDKWIKEYGVRYFSELTNMAVLTEEVGEMAKIIARRYGEQSWKKDDPRAADNGKKALGDEMADVLWVLLCLANQTGVDLTEELRKNIEKKTLRDKDRHVNNEKLKQE; from the coding sequence ATGACAATTGAAGAGGCGCAGAAGGCTGTCGATAAATGGATTAAGGAGTACGGAGTAAGATATTTCTCTGAACTCACCAATATGGCTGTGCTCACAGAAGAAGTGGGCGAAATGGCAAAGATTATCGCCCGCAGATACGGCGAACAGTCGTGGAAAAAAGACGATCCACGCGCTGCCGACAACGGCAAAAAAGCACTTGGCGACGAGATGGCCGACGTGCTGTGGGTACTGCTCTGTCTGGCCAATCAAACAGGCGTTGACCTGACGGAAGAACTAAGGAAGAACATCGAGAAAAAGACCCTGCGCGACAAGGACAGACACGTCAACAACGAGAAACTGAAACAGGAATAA
- the dtd gene encoding D-aminoacyl-tRNA deacylase, producing MRIVIQRVREASVTIEGAVHGAIDLGYLILIGVCEEDTTEDADWLVRKVAALRVFDDENGVMNRSIMEVGGNCLVVSQFTLFASYKKGNRPSWLRAAKHEISIPLYEYFCKELSKALGKEVQTGEFGADMKVSLVNDGPVTICMDTKRKE from the coding sequence ATGAGAATAGTTATACAAAGAGTTCGTGAAGCCAGCGTAACCATTGAGGGTGCCGTTCATGGGGCCATCGATCTGGGTTATCTGATACTCATTGGAGTATGCGAGGAAGACACCACCGAGGATGCCGACTGGCTTGTAAGGAAAGTGGCTGCGCTGCGCGTGTTCGACGATGAAAACGGGGTGATGAACCGAAGTATCATGGAAGTTGGCGGTAACTGTCTGGTAGTGAGCCAGTTTACTCTATTTGCAAGCTATAAAAAAGGGAACCGCCCATCGTGGTTGCGAGCTGCCAAACACGAGATTTCCATCCCCCTGTACGAATACTTCTGTAAGGAACTGAGTAAGGCACTGGGAAAAGAGGTTCAGACAGGCGAGTTTGGCGCAGATATGAAGGTGAGCCTGGTGAACGACGGGCCTGTGACTATTTGTATGGATACGAAGAGGAAGGAGTAA
- the uvrC gene encoding excinuclease ABC subunit UvrC: protein MTKEENEKRLAYLKGIVSRLPEKPGSYQYYDENHTIIYVGKAKNLKNRVSSYFHTEVDRFKTKVLVSKIWDISYTVVNTEEDALLLENSLIKKYNPRYNVLLKDGKTYPSICITNEYLPRIFKTHTINKKWGTYYGPYSHIGSMNAVLDLIKVLYKPRTCRQPITKEGIESGKYKVCLDYHIKRCAGPCVNKQSWDEYQKNIAQAREILKGNTRKILQDLHSEMQTLAEDLRFEEAEEVKKKYIALDGFVSKSEVVSHTINDVDVFSITNDEKVAYINYLHVSNGSINQSFTFEFKKRLNETNEELLQLGIVEMRERFNSHSKEIIVPFEPEMELENVVFTVPQRGDKKTLLELSEMNGKQYKFDRLKQAEKLNPEQKQVRLMKELQDKLGLPKMPYQIECFDNSNISGTDAVAACVVFKSMKPSKKDYKKYNIKTVVGPDDYASMKEVVYRRYSRLLEEEQPLPDLIVADGGKGQMEVIREVIQDELNLDIPIAGLAKNDRHRTNELLYGFPPRSVQLKTDSELFHVLTQLQDEVHRFAITFHRDKRSKHALESELDGIKGIGPKTRDELLSKLKSVKRIKETDIQTLNDTIGASKAAIVYQYFHPEE from the coding sequence ATGACAAAGGAAGAAAACGAGAAAAGACTTGCCTATCTGAAGGGTATAGTTTCACGTCTGCCAGAGAAGCCTGGCAGTTACCAATATTATGACGAGAACCACACCATCATCTACGTGGGCAAGGCAAAGAATCTGAAGAACCGTGTTTCATCCTATTTCCATACCGAGGTAGATCGTTTCAAAACAAAGGTACTGGTGTCTAAGATATGGGACATCAGTTATACCGTTGTAAACACTGAAGAGGACGCTCTGCTGCTGGAAAACTCGCTCATCAAGAAGTACAATCCTCGTTACAACGTATTGCTGAAAGACGGTAAAACCTACCCCAGCATTTGTATCACCAACGAGTACCTGCCCAGAATATTCAAAACCCATACCATCAATAAGAAGTGGGGCACTTACTACGGCCCTTATTCGCATATAGGATCGATGAATGCGGTGCTGGATTTAATCAAGGTGTTGTACAAGCCTCGCACCTGCCGACAGCCCATCACAAAAGAGGGAATTGAGAGCGGAAAATACAAGGTTTGTCTGGACTATCATATTAAGCGCTGCGCAGGTCCTTGCGTCAACAAACAAAGCTGGGACGAGTATCAAAAAAACATTGCTCAGGCACGAGAGATATTGAAGGGAAACACCCGAAAAATACTCCAAGATTTGCACTCGGAAATGCAGACTTTAGCCGAAGATTTGCGCTTTGAAGAGGCTGAGGAAGTAAAGAAAAAATACATTGCCTTAGACGGATTCGTAAGCAAGAGCGAAGTGGTATCCCACACCATCAACGATGTAGATGTGTTCAGCATCACCAACGACGAGAAAGTGGCATATATCAACTACTTACACGTATCTAACGGCAGTATCAACCAGTCGTTCACCTTTGAATTCAAGAAGCGCCTGAACGAGACCAACGAGGAACTGCTGCAGTTGGGTATAGTAGAAATGCGAGAACGTTTCAATAGTCATTCAAAGGAAATTATCGTACCGTTCGAGCCCGAAATGGAACTAGAAAATGTGGTGTTTACAGTACCTCAGCGAGGGGATAAAAAGACCCTGCTGGAACTCTCGGAAATGAACGGAAAACAGTATAAGTTTGACCGTCTGAAACAGGCTGAGAAACTGAATCCAGAACAGAAGCAGGTGCGCCTGATGAAGGAGCTTCAAGATAAGTTAGGACTGCCCAAAATGCCGTATCAGATAGAGTGTTTCGACAATTCAAACATCTCCGGAACGGATGCCGTAGCCGCTTGCGTGGTGTTCAAAAGTATGAAACCCAGCAAGAAAGACTACAAGAAATACAACATCAAAACCGTGGTGGGCCCCGACGATTACGCATCAATGAAAGAGGTTGTTTATCGGCGCTACAGCAGACTGTTGGAAGAAGAACAACCCCTACCCGATTTGATTGTGGCCGACGGTGGAAAAGGACAGATGGAGGTGATTCGCGAAGTGATTCAAGACGAGCTGAATCTTGACATTCCCATTGCCGGATTGGCCAAGAACGACCGCCACCGCACCAACGAATTACTCTATGGTTTTCCACCCCGATCAGTACAGTTGAAAACCGACTCAGAACTTTTCCATGTGCTCACCCAACTACAGGACGAGGTGCACCGATTTGCCATCACTTTCCACCGCGACAAAAGGTCGAAACACGCCCTGGAGTCAGAGCTTGACGGCATCAAAGGCATCGGTCCGAAGACACGAGATGAACTATTGTCGAAACTGAAGAGTGTAAAACGCATCAAAGAGACTGATATTCAAACGCTTAACGATACAATCGGTGCTTCAAAAGCTGCAATTGTCTATCAGTATTTCCATCCAGAAGAATAG
- a CDS encoding adenine phosphoribosyltransferase, with protein sequence MIKKNKEILMENLRCIPDFPKKGINFRDVTTLYKNAECFQIILNELYEIYKDKGITKIVGIESRGFIMGSALAGKLGCGLVMARKPGKLPATVIKEQFSKEYGVDTIEMHLDSLDQNDVVLIHDDLLATGGTAKAAYNLVQHFNPKKVYMNFIIEITDEGLHGRDLFKDIDLTTLMTI encoded by the coding sequence ATGATTAAGAAGAACAAAGAGATTTTGATGGAAAATCTTCGATGCATTCCTGATTTTCCGAAAAAAGGAATCAACTTTCGTGACGTAACCACACTCTACAAAAATGCGGAATGTTTCCAGATTATACTCAACGAATTGTATGAAATTTACAAAGACAAAGGCATTACAAAAATCGTTGGAATCGAGAGTCGTGGATTTATTATGGGTTCTGCTTTGGCTGGAAAACTGGGGTGCGGTTTGGTAATGGCACGCAAACCAGGCAAGTTGCCAGCAACTGTCATCAAGGAGCAATTCTCAAAAGAGTACGGCGTAGATACCATTGAGATGCATCTCGATTCTCTCGACCAAAATGACGTGGTACTCATTCACGACGATTTGCTGGCCACCGGTGGAACGGCTAAAGCAGCCTACAACCTTGTTCAACATTTCAACCCTAAGAAGGTATATATGAACTTCATCATCGAAATCACCGATGAAGGTCTGCACGGTCGTGATTTGTTCAAAGACATTGATTTGACTACACTGATGACGATCTAA
- a CDS encoding tRNA uridine-5-carboxymethylaminomethyl(34) synthesis enzyme MnmG produces MIQNYDVLVIGAGHAGCEAASAAARMGAKTCLITMDMNKIGQMSCNPAVGGIAKGQIVREIDALGGQMGLVTDATTIQFRMLNVGKGPAVWSPRAQCDRGKFIWEWRRHLDETPNLDIWQDQVDELLVEPANNASTHGASSSTSSSSVRTVATESRQAVRVTGVRTIWGCELRARCVVITAGTFLNGLMHIGRKMVKGGRIAEPAAERLTESITRHGIRSDRMKTGTPVRIDRRSVDFSKMRRQDGEQRPYGFSYFKNQSNRSNQNIQNTQNIQNIQNSQNIQNIQNTQNIQNTQNSQNTQNTQNTQNTQNTLPQLPCWECYTNPEVHETLRSGLADSPLYNGQIHSIGPRYCPSIETKLVTFPEREQHLLFLEPEGSDTNEMYLNGFSSSLPMDVQINALRKIPGMENARVYRPGYAIEYDYFDPTQLTHTLESKIIDGLFMAGQVNGTTGYEEAAGQGTIAGINAALKAGASNSTFTLNRDEAYIGVLIDDLVTKGVDEPYRMFTSRAEYRILLRQDDADARLTERAYNIGLATRERYDYWLKKKQEIEDLIAFCQEFPIKAKEINPALEQLGTTPLQFGVKLDELIARPQLNFANLQEIIPELNERIHRIDERREEIVEAAEIKMKYKGYIERERLVADKMHRLENIRIPSSFNFNDIQSLSTEARQKLSAIQPTTLAQASRIPGVSPSDINALLVLMGR; encoded by the coding sequence ATGATACAAAATTATGACGTCCTTGTTATCGGAGCCGGACATGCCGGCTGCGAGGCTGCAAGTGCTGCTGCTCGTATGGGAGCGAAAACTTGCCTGATAACAATGGACATGAACAAGATCGGACAGATGTCGTGCAACCCTGCAGTGGGCGGCATTGCCAAAGGTCAGATAGTCAGAGAGATTGACGCCCTTGGCGGACAGATGGGTCTGGTCACCGATGCCACCACTATTCAGTTTCGTATGCTCAACGTAGGCAAGGGCCCCGCCGTGTGGAGTCCTCGTGCCCAGTGCGACCGCGGTAAGTTCATTTGGGAATGGCGCCGCCACCTCGACGAAACACCCAACCTCGACATCTGGCAGGACCAGGTAGATGAACTGCTGGTAGAACCCGCCAACAACGCATCCACTCACGGGGCTTCTTCATCCACTTCCTCTTCATCTGTACGGACTGTCGCAACTGAATCGCGACAAGCGGTGCGTGTCACTGGTGTGCGCACCATCTGGGGTTGCGAGTTGCGCGCCCGCTGTGTAGTGATCACTGCCGGCACGTTCCTCAACGGTCTGATGCATATTGGCCGGAAGATGGTAAAAGGCGGACGCATTGCAGAACCTGCTGCTGAACGCCTCACCGAGAGTATTACACGTCACGGCATCCGCAGCGACAGAATGAAAACGGGTACGCCCGTCCGTATCGATAGACGAAGTGTCGACTTCTCGAAGATGAGAAGACAGGACGGCGAACAGCGCCCCTACGGATTTTCTTATTTCAAGAATCAGAGTAATCGGAGTAATCAGAATATTCAGAATACTCAGAACATTCAGAACATTCAGAATTCTCAGAATATTCAGAATATTCAGAACACTCAGAATATTCAGAACACTCAGAATTCTCAGAACACTCAGAACACTCAGAATACTCAGAACACTCAGAACACTCTCCCACAACTCCCCTGCTGGGAATGCTACACCAATCCCGAGGTACACGAAACACTCCGTTCCGGACTGGCCGACTCGCCACTCTACAACGGACAGATTCATTCCATCGGTCCGCGCTACTGTCCTTCCATCGAAACCAAACTGGTCACCTTCCCCGAACGCGAACAGCACCTGTTGTTCCTCGAACCGGAGGGGAGCGATACCAACGAAATGTACCTGAACGGTTTCTCATCATCGCTGCCGATGGATGTGCAGATCAATGCCCTGCGCAAAATTCCGGGAATGGAGAACGCACGTGTCTATCGTCCGGGCTATGCCATCGAATACGACTATTTCGACCCCACCCAACTCACTCACACGCTGGAATCGAAAATTATCGACGGTCTGTTCATGGCCGGACAGGTAAATGGAACCACTGGTTATGAGGAAGCAGCTGGACAGGGCACGATTGCCGGTATCAACGCCGCACTGAAAGCTGGCGCCAGCAACTCTACCTTCACCCTGAACCGCGACGAGGCCTACATTGGCGTGCTCATCGACGACCTCGTAACAAAGGGCGTTGACGAACCCTACCGCATGTTCACCTCACGCGCCGAGTATCGCATCCTCCTCAGACAAGACGATGCCGACGCCCGACTCACTGAGCGTGCCTACAACATCGGACTGGCCACGCGCGAACGTTACGACTACTGGCTAAAGAAGAAACAGGAGATAGAAGATCTGATAGCCTTCTGTCAGGAGTTCCCCATCAAGGCAAAGGAAATCAATCCCGCCTTGGAACAGTTAGGCACCACCCCACTCCAGTTTGGTGTGAAGCTCGACGAACTCATTGCGCGTCCGCAACTGAACTTCGCCAACCTTCAGGAAATTATCCCCGAGCTAAATGAACGAATCCATCGCATTGACGAACGAAGAGAGGAAATCGTTGAAGCCGCTGAAATCAAGATGAAATACAAAGGCTATATTGAACGCGAACGATTGGTGGCAGACAAGATGCACCGACTGGAAAACATCCGGATTCCATCGTCGTTCAATTTCAACGATATTCAAAGCCTTTCCACCGAAGCCCGTCAGAAACTTTCGGCCATTCAACCGACAACGCTTGCCCAAGCAAGCAGAATTCCTGGCGTGAGTCCGAGCGATATAAACGCCCTTTTAGTGCTCATGGGAAGATGA
- a CDS encoding succinate dehydrogenase/fumarate reductase cytochrome b subunit, with product MWLINSSIGRKVVMSLTGIALILFLTFHCAMNIVALFSGEAYNMICEMLGANWYAIVATLGLAFLAVVHIVFAFILTAQNRKARGNSRYEVSTTVNGSNVVEKWASGNMLVLGLIILLGLIMHLKDFWYNMMFAEIVGMATKLSPTDGFGWIEETFSNPVFVVLYLVWFCAIWFHLAHGFWSAMQTLGVSGKIWAKRWNCIGLIYVTLLMLGFTAVVLGFYFGCAPSLDCCGAAECCKEAAAACCQ from the coding sequence ATGTGGTTAATCAATTCATCAATTGGTAGAAAAGTTGTAATGTCATTAACCGGCATTGCGCTCATTCTGTTCTTGACATTCCACTGTGCAATGAACATTGTAGCGCTCTTCTCGGGTGAGGCTTACAACATGATTTGCGAAATGCTGGGTGCTAACTGGTATGCCATCGTGGCTACTTTGGGCTTGGCTTTTCTTGCAGTAGTTCACATCGTGTTCGCTTTCATCCTCACGGCACAGAACCGTAAGGCTCGTGGCAACAGCCGCTATGAGGTATCTACGACTGTGAACGGTTCGAACGTTGTAGAGAAATGGGCATCGGGCAACATGCTCGTGCTGGGTCTGATCATCCTGTTGGGTCTGATCATGCACCTGAAGGACTTCTGGTACAACATGATGTTCGCTGAGATTGTAGGCATGGCTACTAAGCTGAGTCCTACAGACGGTTTCGGTTGGATTGAGGAGACATTCTCTAACCCTGTATTCGTAGTGCTCTACCTGGTATGGTTCTGCGCTATCTGGTTCCACCTGGCTCACGGTTTCTGGTCAGCTATGCAGACCCTCGGTGTGAGCGGTAAGATCTGGGCAAAGCGTTGGAACTGCATCGGCCTGATCTATGTTACCCTGCTCATGTTGGGCTTCACTGCCGTAGTACTGGGCTTCTACTTTGGTTGCGCTCCTTCACTCGACTGCTGTGGTGCTGCCGAGTGTTGTAAAGAGGCTGCTGCTGCCTGCTGTCAGTAA
- a CDS encoding fumarate reductase/succinate dehydrogenase flavoprotein subunit — MAKVLDSKIPAGPVPEKWKEYKAHQRLVNPKNKLKLDVIVVGTGLAGASAAASLGEMGFNVINLCIQDSPRRAHSIAAQGGINAAKCYQNDGDSVYRLFYDTVKGGDYRAREANVYRLAEVSNNIIDQCVAQGVPFAREYGGMLANRSFGGAQVSRTFYAKGQTGQQLLLGAYSSLSAQVQAKKVKLYTRYEMEDVVIVDGRARGIIAKNLVTGKLERFSANAVVIATGGYGNTYFLSTNAMGCNCTAAVQCYRKGAVFANPSYVQIHPTCIPVHGDKQSKLTLMSESLRNDGRIWVPKNIEDAKKLQKGEIQAWDIPEENRDYYLERRYPAFGNLVPRDVASRAAKERCDKGFGVNNTGLAVFLDFSESINRLGLDAMKQRYGNLFDMYEEITDVYPGDFGKEINGVKYYKPMMIFPAVHYTMGGIWVDYELQTTIPGLFAIGECNFSDHGANRLGASALMQGLADGYFVLPYTIQNYLADQTIWGKVSTDLPEFAEAEKKVDAEMDRLLNIKGKRSVDSIHKELGHIMWEYVGMGRTAEGLKTGLKKMHELEQEFDKNLFVPGTKEGLNIELDKAIHLRDFFTMGQLVAFDALSRNESCGGHFREEYQTEEGEAKRDDENYFYVGCWEYKGKGNEPELIKEPLEYEAIKVQTRNYKN; from the coding sequence ATGGCTAAAGTATTAGATTCAAAGATTCCTGCAGGTCCAGTACCTGAGAAATGGAAGGAATATAAAGCTCATCAGCGTCTTGTTAACCCCAAGAACAAGCTGAAGCTCGATGTGATTGTGGTTGGTACCGGTCTGGCTGGTGCTTCTGCAGCTGCTTCACTCGGTGAGATGGGCTTCAACGTGATTAACCTGTGCATTCAGGACTCTCCCCGTCGTGCTCACTCTATCGCTGCTCAGGGTGGTATCAACGCCGCCAAGTGCTATCAGAACGATGGTGACTCTGTCTATCGCCTGTTCTATGATACCGTAAAGGGTGGTGACTATCGTGCTCGCGAAGCCAACGTTTACCGTCTGGCTGAGGTATCAAACAATATTATCGACCAGTGCGTGGCTCAGGGCGTTCCCTTCGCTCGTGAGTACGGTGGCATGCTGGCAAACCGTTCGTTCGGTGGTGCTCAGGTAAGCCGTACATTCTACGCTAAGGGTCAGACCGGTCAGCAGCTGCTGCTCGGTGCCTACTCTTCACTGTCTGCTCAGGTGCAGGCTAAGAAGGTGAAGCTCTACACCCGTTATGAGATGGAGGATGTGGTGATTGTTGACGGCCGTGCCCGTGGTATCATCGCCAAGAACCTCGTTACCGGTAAGCTGGAGCGTTTCTCTGCCAATGCCGTAGTAATTGCTACCGGCGGTTACGGAAACACCTACTTCCTCTCTACCAACGCTATGGGCTGTAACTGCACCGCTGCCGTTCAGTGCTATCGTAAGGGTGCTGTGTTTGCAAACCCCTCTTACGTGCAGATTCACCCCACCTGTATCCCTGTTCACGGCGACAAGCAGTCTAAGCTGACACTGATGTCAGAGTCACTGCGTAACGACGGCCGTATCTGGGTTCCAAAGAACATCGAGGATGCTAAGAAACTGCAGAAGGGTGAGATTCAGGCTTGGGATATCCCCGAGGAGAACCGCGACTACTATCTGGAGCGCCGCTATCCCGCCTTCGGTAACCTCGTTCCCCGTGACGTGGCTTCACGTGCCGCTAAGGAGCGTTGCGACAAGGGCTTCGGCGTGAACAACACCGGTCTGGCTGTGTTCCTCGACTTCTCTGAGTCTATCAACCGTCTGGGTCTCGACGCCATGAAACAGCGTTATGGCAACCTGTTCGATATGTACGAGGAGATCACCGACGTTTATCCTGGCGATTTCGGTAAGGAAATCAATGGCGTGAAGTACTACAAGCCTATGATGATCTTCCCTGCCGTTCACTATACCATGGGTGGTATCTGGGTTGACTACGAGCTGCAGACCACTATCCCCGGTCTGTTCGCTATCGGTGAGTGTAACTTCTCTGACCACGGTGCAAACCGTCTGGGTGCTTCAGCACTGATGCAGGGTCTGGCCGATGGTTACTTTGTACTGCCTTACACCATCCAGAACTACCTGGCCGACCAGACTATCTGGGGCAAGGTTTCTACCGATCTGCCTGAGTTTGCTGAGGCTGAGAAGAAGGTGGATGCCGAGATGGATCGCCTGCTGAATATCAAAGGTAAGCGCTCTGTTGACTCTATCCACAAGGAACTCGGTCACATCATGTGGGAGTATGTAGGTATGGGTCGCACCGCTGAGGGCCTGAAGACCGGTCTGAAGAAGATGCACGAACTGGAGCAGGAGTTCGACAAGAACCTCTTCGTTCCTGGCACTAAGGAAGGGCTGAACATCGAGCTCGACAAGGCTATCCACCTGCGTGACTTCTTCACCATGGGTCAGCTCGTAGCATTCGACGCCCTCTCTCGTAACGAGTCTTGCGGTGGTCACTTCCGTGAGGAGTACCAGACCGAGGAAGGCGAGGCTAAGCGCGACGACGAGAACTACTTCTACGTAGGTTGCTGGGAGTACAAAGGCAAGGGCAACGAGCCTGAACTCATCAAGGAACCTCTGGAGTACGAGGCTATTAAGGTACAGACACGTAACTATAAGAACTAA
- a CDS encoding succinate dehydrogenase/fumarate reductase iron-sulfur subunit: protein MAKNISFTIKFWRQNGPKDKGHFDTHEMHDIPDDTSFLEMLDILNEELINEGKEPFVFDHDCREGICGMCSLYINGTPHGRTERGATTCQLYMRRFNDGDVITVEPWRSAAFPVIKDCMVDRYAFDKIIQAGGYTTIRTGQAQDANAILIPKEDADEAMDCATCIGCGACVAACKNGSAMLFVSSKVSQLALLPQGRVEAARRVKNMIAKMDELGFGNCTNTRACEAVCPKNESIANIARLNREMIKAKMAD from the coding sequence ATGGCAAAGAATATTTCATTTACAATAAAGTTCTGGCGCCAGAACGGCCCTAAGGACAAAGGTCATTTCGATACTCACGAAATGCACGACATTCCCGATGATACCTCTTTCCTCGAGATGCTCGACATTCTGAACGAGGAACTCATCAACGAAGGCAAAGAGCCTTTCGTATTCGACCACGACTGCCGCGAGGGTATCTGCGGTATGTGCTCACTCTACATCAACGGTACACCTCACGGACGTACTGAGCGCGGTGCTACCACCTGTCAGCTCTACATGCGCCGCTTCAACGACGGCGACGTAATCACCGTTGAGCCTTGGCGTTCAGCTGCATTCCCCGTAATCAAAGACTGTATGGTTGACCGCTATGCCTTCGATAAGATTATTCAGGCTGGTGGCTACACCACCATCCGTACCGGTCAGGCTCAGGATGCCAACGCAATCCTCATTCCAAAGGAGGATGCCGACGAGGCAATGGACTGCGCTACATGTATCGGTTGCGGCGCTTGCGTAGCAGCATGTAAGAACGGCTCTGCCATGCTCTTCGTATCAAGCAAGGTGTCTCAGCTCGCTCTTCTTCCACAGGGCCGCGTAGAGGCTGCCCGTCGTGTGAAGAACATGATTGCCAAGATGGACGAGCTCGGCTTCGGTAACTGCACCAACACTCGTGCCTGTGAGGCTGTATGCCCCAAGAACGAGTCTATTGCCAACATCGCTCGCCTGAACCGCGAGATGATTAAGGCAAAGATGGCAGACTAA